The Gasterosteus aculeatus chromosome 17, fGasAcu3.hap1.1, whole genome shotgun sequence genome includes a window with the following:
- the LOC120834785 gene encoding twist-related protein 2: MREEVSCTNSPEGGLGASEEELERGSKKTSQAGNRKRSPYPKKDSLVQAEESSTGSPTSLLPTGPKKVKKSPMTVVSLAPTSLGPRLDQPFEDLHSQRVIANVRERQRTQSLNDAFASLRKIIPTLPSDKLSKIQILKLASRYIDFLYQVLQSDEMDAKLASCNYLAHERLSYAFSVWRMEGAWAMSTSH; encoded by the coding sequence ATGAGAGAAGAGGTATCCTGCACCAACTCGCCCGAAGGAGGTCTGGGGGCCAGTGAAGAGGAACTGGAAAGAGGATCGAAGAAGACCTCCCAAGCAGGTAATCGGAAGCGTTCCCCTTACCCCAAGAAGGACAGCCTGGTTCAGGCAGAGGAGAGCAGTACCGGCAGCCCAACCAGCCTTCTGCCAACTGGTCCGAAGAAGGTAAAGAAAAGCCCTATGACTGTTGTGTCATTGGCCCCCACATCGCTGGGCCCCCGGCTGGACCAGCCCTTTGAGGACCTCCACTCTCAGCGTGTCATCGCCAACGTGCGGGAGCGCCAACGCACTCAGTCCCTGAATGACGCCTTCGCCTCTCTACGCAAAATTATCCCCACGCTACCTTCGGACAAGCTGAGCAAGATCCAGATCCTGAAGCTGGCGTCGCGCTACATTGACTTCCTCTACCAGGTGCTGCAGAGTGACGAGATGGACGCCAAGCTGGCCAGCTGCAACTACCTGGCCCACGAAAGACTGAGCTACGCCTTTTCTGTCTGGAGGATGGAGGGCGCCTGGGCAATGTCCACCAGCCACTAG